aaaataaaatttataaatctatcaatttaatataattgattatgattataaaatgaataaaagtaggataattgtttttaattttataaacaataactgtatatatatatatattaatgcataataatagttcattgctaattacgaaattagtgaaaatatttacataaacgttttaaaattatgatattgttaattttttattttgacaacaACACAGAGACTCTTATAGACTCTAAAAACCAAGTGGGTAGCTCCGCATCCATATGGACAACGAAAGAAGGTTGTCTCCTGGCACTTCGTGCTAGGTTGTCCGCCTTTTTATTTTGCGTCCGCAAAATATGAATGATTTATGAGCTGTGAAAACTATCCTTCAAAATCTTGAGGTCTTCCAAATAAGCTTCAAAAGCTGGCCAtactctggttccgaaaccatcttcaccaatattgttaaaatatttagatcagtataataattttcttttaatatgatttattgtgatcatataatagataaaaatatgatataatatttacttttgattttataagtgataattaaatatattaatgtataattatattttaaaactaattacaaaattagtgaaaatattgacatataatttttgaaaattaaaattcttgttgaaatctttttaaacaggtttttagaaatttttattatttatatatatatttatagtttaatgaaataatataaaaatattatgattaaagtatttcaaatcttttatatattattagtcttattaaaatatatttaataaaaaaatttaatgatggTTCAACTTAAAAGTCACACATGAAACGAGGTTgtgatttctattttaatataatagatttcCGCTTCCTTTTTCCATTAAAAACATACTCTTAACTGTCAACAATATATGGAAACTTTAGATATCTAAATAATATTTACCAAGTTAACAATCCAAATATAAGTCATAGTCAACATTTAATTTACTTGGAATAGTATCCAAATATtagttaaacattttttttgaactgaggCTTAATATTAGTCAAACATTTCACCTACGCTGATATTTTTTCACTATAAATAACTCCTTTTTGTAGCCTCATTTCGCTCATTCCAAACAATCAGGTTCATTTGCATTGTGTGCAAGCTTTCAGTTTTGTTTCTTCATCTTCCCAAACTCTTCTCAAAGTTGCAAACCTTTATcgaagcaattttttttttaaaagaatcaaCCTCTCCAAGAATGAAGATGAAGTTGGCTATCGTTCAATTCTTCATGATCTCTCTTCTACTTTCATCTTCTTTGTTTATGCTTTCAAACGGAGATTCATGTAAGTATACATAAATCATTTCATTATttagataaatatttatttgaatcTCACTGTCTAGATTTATATTTGGAATGATACATGAATTAGCATCATGCAATGGAAAATGCAATGCGAGATGTTCAAAGGCCGGAAGACAAGATCGGTGTCTCAAGTATTGCAATATATGTTGCGAGAAGTGTGATGATCATTGTGTTCCTTCAGGCACTTATGGAAACAAAGATGAGTGTCCTTGTTACCGCGATATGAAGAACTCCAAAGGCCAACCCAAATGTCCATGAACATGTCTTGTAGATCATTCTCTCATAGACATCATATCTtttatatacacataaatatttacaattttgaCACATTAAATAATGAGTTTGATATATTCCTATGTATGATGATGTGAAAGCTCTTGATAATAAACGAAACCATTTTAATTAACTAAGGTGAAGGTTGTGTACATATATGTATGAAGTATACATAGTTGGTTAATCAAAACAATCTAAAGTTTATTATAGTGACAAGATCGGATTAATAGTCATGATTCACGAACAAAAGAGAATGGTGGAGAAGTTTGCTTTACTATGGCCACGAATCATTTATCAATCACAACAAACCTCAGCCAGATGAtagtaaaaataacaaaaagacaCAAGTCTCAtgaactgaaaataaaatgccATAGATAGACAATTGGCTCAAGAGAAGCAagtttttcattgaaaattacTGTCTACTTTGTATGTCTTCAGTAACTTTTGAGCAAAAAccgaaaacaaacaaaatcatcTAAAAGATAAAAACAGAGAAACGTCTACCACCCTCTTAACTTTGAGCTCAATCGAATTCCTCATCTCACCAAAAGGAGAAGCAAAAGTATAGCCTTCTCATGAAGTTGTTGCCTTTTCAGTAAAAGAATCCAAGAACCTTTCCACCAACATTCTTCCTCCTGGCCTCTTCGTGGTCCATGATACCGGCAGAGGTTGTGAGAACAATGTAGCCAAACTGCACGATTCCAACAAAAACGATGTCAGATACATAAACACAGAGCATAACTAAGCTCACAATTTATATAGAACATGGATTATCCCTAGATGCTCTAATTTAGTCATATGAACCAAATTCAAAAGACAAGGAACATAGAGCGGAAGAGTAAAGACAGACCTGTCTGGAAGGAAGAAGACGAGCGGTCCACCCTTCGATCTCCTTAACTCCGACATCGAAACGGGGACTGATGACACCACATTTGTTCAGTCTTCCATTGAGCTCAACGACAATCTTACCAGACCTGTGGTCATCAACGTACTCGAACTCGCCAATGTAACCTGCAATTTCAAGAAAAATTTAACAGCTGagccaaacaaaacaaaaggaaaatgAATATATAAGTTAGATAGCGAACATCACACTATATACCGTGTTTCTGCATGACAATGAGAAACTTGATGATGACCTTAGACGAAGGCCTGATCATGACCTGCCTCTTGCCTCTCTTCTCCGCATTGAACATACTCTTCAGAGCATCGTTAAGCACACTGATTCTCACCATCTTTCAAAGCTCAAACActgaaatcaaaattaaaaaacaataaatacagagcttaataaaaaacttaatcgataaaacaaaataactaATACACAACAACCAAACACAATCACTTCGGACATAAGAAAGACATTTCAATACATCTAAGTGTATGTGTGATCCTAATTATCAATCGAGCTCAAAATTTCCAAACTAAGAGAATCTTAGAAGATAATTTACATGATGCGATCGAGCAGACACGAACACAGATCGGAGAATTGGTCTAACCTTGAAATCGAAGTGGCAGCCGCACAAAACTCTCCTGCTAGAGACGAAGAAACAAAGTTGAACTAAATGCAGCAAGTGAACTagggtttttggttttattgGTGCGCCTTTGAGACCTTTTGAGAGTGGGGTTAATGGATCTAGTCCAGGCTTTATTTAATGGGCCTACCACAATTGGATGTTATTGGGCCTTTCGAAAAACCTCGTACTTTACTAATCCAATTCTCTTTCACTCACTCTTAACCAAGATTGGTGTAGTATGTTAAACTTCGTTGTATAATATGTATTAAGAGTATAACCAAGATTGGTGCATACACTTCAAAAATGGTCGGAGCTTCACATTTGTCTGTTTTCAGGTTGTTAATGGTTGATTTAGATTTGTAGAAgctgagaaggaagaagaacaaGCACCAACAACGAATATGAGGACAGTAACAAATCTTAGAAGAGGACACACACAGTCGTTACATAGACGACTTAAGACTCTTCACCAAAAAGATTATTGAGTTCTACACTGTTACAAATGGAAAGAGTTAATGCAGTTTCCCTGAGTTATGGTGGTGCTTCACCAGCATATCTAAAGTTTCAGTTGCGTTGAGAAATCTAGAATTAATTCTGATTCTGATATAAACCTCCTTTAGGACGAGCATATTCAACTCTAATCTGTCTGCCTTCGAGTAACTGACCAAAAGGCAGAACAAAGGCAAGTCAGCACACATCTATATatactaaaaagtaaaaaagattTCTGTTTGACTCAGTTTAGTGTAACAAACCTGATTGTTCATGGAAGCTAAGGCACTTGCAGCTGCTTCTTCTGAATCAAATAGCACAAATCCA
Above is a window of Brassica napus cultivar Da-Ae chromosome A10, Da-Ae, whole genome shotgun sequence DNA encoding:
- the LOC106414462 gene encoding peamaclein-like yields the protein MKMKLAIVQFFMISLLLSSSLFMLSNGDSSSCNGKCNARCSKAGRQDRCLKYCNICCEKCDDHCVPSGTYGNKDECPCYRDMKNSKGQPKCP
- the LOC106411828 gene encoding 40S ribosomal protein S15a — protein: MVRISVLNDALKSMFNAEKRGKRQVMIRPSSKVIIKFLIVMQKHGYIGEFEYVDDHRSGKIVVELNGRLNKCGVISPRFDVGVKEIEGWTARLLPSRQFGYIVLTTSAGIMDHEEARRKNVGGKVLGFFY